A window of Ignicoccus hospitalis KIN4/I contains these coding sequences:
- a CDS encoding zinc ribbon domain-containing protein: MSNDRLKAFVEKVGSFKDVSYVAVSSEGLPYMIKGTERENAEYVAAVASSLYDRINELTMALNLGKEERSKIYYPEDYHMLLFKKDNFVVAIKYDFAIDKLIEALTNNLLKGIEVRCPYCKNDLSFDVVKCPKCGERLPFTEPKCWNCGADLTLKECPHCGNLIYYNGQKPSFIKLLIYKLKRIFGG; encoded by the coding sequence TTGAGCAACGACAGGCTCAAGGCGTTCGTTGAGAAAGTAGGCTCGTTTAAGGACGTCAGCTACGTAGCGGTGAGCTCAGAGGGCTTGCCGTACATGATAAAGGGCACGGAAAGAGAGAACGCTGAGTACGTGGCCGCCGTGGCTTCCTCGCTCTACGACAGAATAAACGAGCTAACGATGGCTCTCAACTTAGGCAAGGAGGAGAGGAGCAAGATTTATTACCCAGAAGATTATCATATGTTGTTATTTAAGAAGGATAACTTCGTAGTTGCGATAAAGTACGACTTCGCCATAGATAAGTTAATAGAAGCCCTCACGAACAACTTGCTAAAGGGCATAGAGGTCAGGTGTCCCTACTGTAAGAACGACTTGAGTTTCGACGTGGTGAAGTGTCCTAAGTGCGGGGAGAGGCTCCCGTTTACCGAGCCGAAGTGTTGGAACTGCGGCGCGGACTTAACGCTGAAGGAGTGTCCGCACTGCGGTAACTTGATCTATTACAACGGCCAGAAACCCTCGTTCATAAAACTGCTCATATACAAGCTCAAGAGGATTTTTGGAGGCTAG
- the cimA gene encoding citramalate synthase, with protein sequence MVTKFFENKAPKEVEVLDTTLRDGAQARGINFDLQAKIRIALELDRVGVHFIEAGWPGSNPKDELFFREIKKYELTNSEIVAFTSTRRKGFKASSDPLLQKALDADTKWITVFGKSWDLHVRDVLKTTLEENLDMIYDTIRFFKENGRMVIFDAEHFFDGFKENKEYALQVLKTAEEAGADRIVLADTNGGSLPHEVYAIVREVGEHVKKPLGVHMHNDSGCAVANTLMGVLAGAQHVHVTVNGIGERTGNADLCVVVPDLELKMGVKALKNPEGLKMLRHLSKMVYDLAGLTPNPYQPYVGDNAFAHKAGVHVDAVLKNPRAYEHVPPESVGNERKLAISELSGAANLIGWAKRELGIVISKNDVALRRALKRIKELENKGYSFDNAFASALLILLEEMGLRGRPFKLEEWKVVSEGAEEGSRSWGVVKLSNAEVHMEAAEGVGPVETIDKALRKALDKLAPEASHVKLIDYRVHLPKASKHTESDVRVEITFTDGKEFWTTTAVSRNIIEASVRAILDGIEYYLIKKKLMLLKGSNEEAPTLLRG encoded by the coding sequence GTGGTTACAAAATTCTTCGAAAATAAAGCCCCCAAAGAAGTAGAGGTCTTGGACACCACCTTAAGGGACGGGGCTCAAGCGCGGGGGATAAATTTTGACCTACAAGCTAAGATAAGGATAGCCCTAGAGCTGGACAGAGTGGGCGTACACTTCATAGAGGCCGGGTGGCCCGGCAGCAACCCGAAGGACGAGCTGTTCTTCAGAGAGATAAAGAAGTACGAGCTCACGAACTCCGAAATAGTCGCGTTCACCTCTACGAGGAGGAAGGGCTTCAAGGCCTCCAGCGACCCGCTGCTCCAAAAGGCCCTCGACGCCGACACGAAGTGGATAACCGTCTTCGGGAAGAGCTGGGACTTACACGTCAGAGACGTGCTCAAAACTACCTTGGAAGAGAACTTAGACATGATATACGACACGATAAGGTTCTTTAAAGAGAACGGCAGGATGGTAATATTCGATGCAGAGCACTTCTTCGACGGGTTCAAGGAAAACAAGGAGTACGCGCTCCAAGTCCTAAAGACCGCTGAGGAGGCCGGCGCCGACCGGATAGTGTTGGCCGACACCAACGGTGGGTCACTGCCCCACGAGGTTTACGCTATAGTCCGCGAGGTCGGGGAGCATGTCAAGAAGCCGCTGGGCGTGCACATGCACAACGACAGCGGCTGTGCGGTGGCTAACACCCTTATGGGGGTGCTCGCCGGGGCGCAGCACGTCCACGTCACCGTAAACGGCATAGGGGAGAGGACCGGCAACGCGGACTTGTGCGTTGTAGTGCCAGACCTAGAGCTGAAGATGGGAGTAAAGGCCTTGAAAAACCCCGAAGGCCTCAAGATGTTAAGGCACTTGTCCAAGATGGTATACGACTTGGCAGGCCTCACGCCAAACCCCTACCAGCCGTACGTGGGCGACAACGCCTTCGCCCACAAGGCCGGCGTACACGTGGACGCTGTGCTCAAGAACCCGAGGGCGTACGAGCACGTCCCGCCGGAGAGCGTGGGCAACGAGAGGAAGTTGGCCATATCTGAGCTCAGCGGCGCCGCCAACCTGATAGGCTGGGCCAAGAGAGAGTTAGGAATAGTAATAAGCAAGAACGATGTAGCCTTGAGGAGAGCTCTGAAAAGGATAAAGGAACTAGAAAACAAGGGGTACAGCTTCGACAACGCCTTCGCGTCCGCATTGCTAATACTGCTGGAGGAGATGGGGCTGAGGGGGAGGCCCTTCAAGCTGGAAGAGTGGAAGGTGGTGAGCGAGGGAGCCGAGGAGGGCTCCCGCAGCTGGGGCGTGGTGAAGCTCTCGAACGCGGAGGTCCACATGGAGGCGGCGGAAGGAGTAGGCCCGGTAGAAACCATAGACAAGGCGTTGAGAAAGGCCTTAGACAAGCTCGCCCCAGAGGCCTCCCACGTAAAGCTCATAGACTACAGGGTCCACTTGCCCAAAGCCTCCAAGCACACGGAGAGCGACGTAAGGGTTGAGATAACTTTCACCGACGGCAAGGAGTTCTGGACCACCACCGCCGTGTCGAGAAACATAATAGAAGCCAGTGTGAGAGCAATACTGGACGGCATCGAGTACTATTTAATTAAGAAGAAGCTTATGTTGCTCAAGGGCTCCAATGAGGAGGCCCCTACTCTGCTGAGAGGGTGA
- a CDS encoding MinD/ParA family ATP-binding protein yields MLPLFKKKEWLEEPWDDYKIIGFGSTKGGAGRTTMTIEIASLIAFIKEARVAVIDWDVINPRLTQRAFKSLPLRGQTLVKIITSKDFKKALKNISLHSVSLSPTSKIDVLPALSYEDIDKGIVDEYFNLMYEKPEEYIKRCKELVATLKTEYEYIMNDYPAITWVALGPLSLSINHVRATAGNLVMVVDPSPWSAELLNSNLIHPKLKGLRVGALVVNMVRPAMDAVNWAKSVFSPVCERIEADNFVVLPFDVPLYEAGIGELKSLVSVSVSPLKHKSRSARYLYTLADRFIHDYRDKKCFYIGP; encoded by the coding sequence GTGCTGCCGCTGTTCAAGAAGAAAGAGTGGCTGGAAGAGCCTTGGGACGACTACAAGATAATAGGCTTCGGGTCCACCAAGGGCGGCGCTGGCAGGACCACTATGACCATAGAGATAGCCAGCCTAATAGCGTTCATCAAAGAGGCTCGGGTAGCCGTAATAGACTGGGACGTGATCAACCCCCGCCTTACCCAAAGGGCTTTCAAGAGCTTGCCCTTGAGGGGCCAGACCTTAGTCAAAATAATAACTAGCAAGGATTTTAAGAAGGCCTTGAAGAACATTTCCTTGCATTCCGTAAGCTTGAGCCCCACCTCTAAAATAGACGTATTGCCGGCCTTGAGCTACGAGGACATAGACAAGGGGATAGTTGACGAGTACTTTAACTTGATGTATGAAAAGCCCGAGGAGTACATCAAGAGGTGCAAGGAGCTCGTAGCTACCCTTAAGACCGAGTACGAATATATAATGAACGACTACCCCGCTATAACTTGGGTCGCGCTGGGCCCTTTGTCCCTATCCATAAACCACGTCCGGGCGACTGCCGGAAACCTAGTGATGGTGGTGGACCCCTCTCCTTGGAGCGCAGAGCTCTTGAACTCAAACCTCATCCACCCGAAGTTAAAAGGGCTACGCGTGGGCGCACTGGTAGTTAACATGGTGAGGCCGGCGATGGACGCGGTCAACTGGGCCAAGAGCGTTTTCAGCCCGGTGTGCGAGAGGATAGAAGCGGACAACTTCGTGGTCCTGCCCTTCGACGTCCCCCTTTACGAGGCCGGGATAGGCGAGCTGAAGAGCTTGGTCAGCGTTTCGGTAAGCCCTTTAAAGCACAAGTCCCGAAGCGCCCGGTACTTGTACACGCTTGCCGACCGTTTCATTCATGATTATAGGGATAAGAAGTGCTTCTACATAGGCCCCTAG
- a CDS encoding PhoU domain-containing protein has protein sequence MNDLPMVVKYRPVPIKKLLRKMKDEVSIALDMAFYSLVYEDKDVAQEVEKIDVDVDNDFNLLALQLMVAARDPEDAEKLLPALRLGMSMDLATEAASDMATTVLKGYKVPKVVKAALEITEEIYVKLVVGEKLVGIKVKELKERYGLIDVIVLRRGGVMIVNPPEEVELELGDVIVIRGDREDVKKLMKDIDMELVVPEEKFTEKEKEVAFRIALLKNMTEIAFDLAVYSMLYQDPRAAEEVLEIESFMDEESAKLEMEIIKNTAESQEIYTSTVLVRSLEKMTDAATSMAQMALVENEVHPILKEVAEEGEERILVLQVVKECNMTVGQLEEMADGTALAIYLDGIWIPLPNASTELKKGMKVLLKVFNEEPEFPECIQVL, from the coding sequence ATGAACGACCTCCCCATGGTGGTGAAGTACCGACCCGTACCCATAAAGAAACTCCTCCGAAAGATGAAGGACGAAGTCAGTATAGCGCTCGACATGGCCTTCTACTCCTTAGTTTACGAGGACAAGGACGTGGCTCAAGAGGTGGAAAAGATAGACGTCGACGTGGATAACGACTTCAACTTGTTGGCCCTCCAGCTAATGGTAGCCGCCAGGGACCCGGAGGACGCGGAGAAGCTCTTGCCGGCCCTTAGGCTGGGGATGTCGATGGACTTGGCCACGGAGGCAGCCTCAGACATGGCCACTACTGTGCTAAAGGGGTACAAGGTGCCGAAGGTAGTTAAGGCAGCCCTCGAAATAACAGAGGAAATATACGTTAAGCTGGTAGTGGGCGAGAAGCTCGTGGGAATTAAGGTTAAGGAGCTCAAGGAGAGGTACGGGCTCATAGACGTTATCGTACTTAGGAGGGGAGGCGTGATGATAGTGAACCCGCCGGAGGAAGTGGAGTTGGAGCTGGGGGACGTAATTGTCATAAGGGGGGACAGGGAGGACGTAAAGAAACTTATGAAAGACATAGACATGGAGTTGGTAGTCCCCGAGGAGAAGTTCACCGAGAAGGAGAAGGAAGTAGCTTTTAGAATAGCGTTGCTCAAGAACATGACTGAGATAGCCTTCGACCTCGCAGTTTATTCGATGCTGTACCAAGACCCGAGGGCTGCAGAGGAGGTGCTGGAGATAGAGAGCTTTATGGACGAAGAGTCGGCGAAGTTAGAAATGGAAATAATTAAGAACACTGCCGAGAGCCAAGAGATATACACCAGCACGGTCTTGGTGAGGTCCTTAGAGAAGATGACAGACGCGGCGACCAGCATGGCCCAAATGGCTTTAGTAGAGAACGAGGTACACCCGATACTCAAGGAGGTTGCCGAAGAGGGGGAGGAGAGGATTTTGGTACTTCAAGTGGTTAAGGAATGCAACATGACGGTGGGACAACTGGAGGAGATGGCCGACGGGACCGCGCTGGCCATATACTTGGACGGCATATGGATACCCTTGCCCAACGCTTCAACCGAGCTTAAGAAGGGAATGAAGGTGTTATTGAAGGTTTTCAACGAGGAGCCCGAGTTCCCCGAATGTATACAAGTCCTCTAG
- a CDS encoding CBS domain-containing protein, whose translation MIDPNAPVKYFAKMGWIKVVKAEEPLRNAAKVMVENGIRHLPVVEGENLVGFMSIKDVMEVIGSYNAKDLLKKEVYNFMSKKVIAAAAEDPLWEVLKAMAEADVGAVPLLDNEGKVIGIFTERDVVLNVAPELEWEGEAMKYATKNPKVVERGTPLADALDIMNELKVRHLPVVEDAKNKGPALGILTALNVVDYALRHENKLPEALEEVSADEVMSTLSYVVENAEMREAVQALGMSPTDALLLLGDDKVVKGIITDRDVMMATARYVERLAMP comes from the coding sequence TTGATAGACCCGAACGCTCCAGTAAAGTACTTCGCCAAGATGGGCTGGATAAAGGTAGTGAAGGCGGAAGAGCCCTTGAGGAACGCGGCGAAGGTAATGGTAGAGAACGGGATAAGGCACTTGCCGGTGGTGGAGGGCGAGAACCTAGTGGGCTTCATGTCTATAAAGGACGTGATGGAAGTTATTGGAAGCTACAACGCAAAAGACCTACTTAAGAAGGAAGTGTACAACTTCATGAGTAAGAAGGTCATAGCCGCGGCGGCAGAGGACCCGCTCTGGGAGGTGTTGAAGGCTATGGCAGAGGCCGACGTGGGCGCGGTTCCCTTACTCGACAACGAGGGGAAGGTGATAGGAATATTCACCGAGAGGGACGTCGTGCTGAACGTGGCTCCGGAACTCGAGTGGGAGGGAGAGGCTATGAAGTACGCTACCAAGAACCCTAAGGTGGTCGAACGTGGAACTCCCCTCGCAGACGCGTTGGACATAATGAACGAGCTGAAGGTGAGACACTTGCCGGTAGTCGAGGACGCGAAGAACAAGGGGCCGGCCTTGGGCATACTCACCGCACTCAACGTGGTGGACTACGCCCTCCGTCACGAGAACAAGCTACCAGAGGCCTTGGAGGAGGTCTCGGCGGACGAGGTCATGAGCACCTTGAGCTACGTCGTCGAGAACGCAGAGATGAGGGAGGCCGTACAAGCCCTCGGCATGTCGCCAACAGACGCGTTGTTGCTCTTGGGCGACGACAAGGTAGTGAAGGGGATAATTACAGATAGGGACGTGATGATGGCTACGGCTCGTTACGTGGAGAGGTTGGCGATGCCCTAA
- a CDS encoding HAD-IIA family hydrolase, producing the protein MRWIIDLDGVVWKGKEIIWENVDAIKKLEGKKVFLTNKATSRWEVSRRLKEIGLEGEVVTSAYIASQFLKKRGVESAFAVGPSGLAEELVMAGIHLTEDEDLAQAVVAGLDAFLTYDKVARAASMIRKGALFVATNTDKTYPTERGLMPGAGSVVEAIRVASGKEPVVVGKPSRHAFEVASGGERDVIVIGDKMETDMKMALENGARGILVLTGVTREPPKEVPQGVTVVKTLKEVLGDETG; encoded by the coding sequence TTGAGGTGGATAATAGACCTCGACGGCGTGGTGTGGAAGGGAAAGGAAATAATCTGGGAAAACGTGGACGCGATAAAAAAGTTGGAAGGGAAGAAAGTATTCCTAACGAACAAGGCTACCTCGCGCTGGGAAGTTTCTAGGAGGCTAAAGGAGATAGGGTTGGAAGGGGAGGTAGTTACCTCTGCCTACATAGCCTCCCAGTTCCTCAAGAAGAGGGGCGTGGAATCCGCCTTCGCGGTGGGACCTTCCGGACTGGCGGAAGAGCTGGTTATGGCAGGAATACACTTGACCGAAGACGAAGACCTCGCGCAAGCGGTGGTGGCGGGCTTGGACGCGTTCTTGACGTATGACAAGGTCGCTAGGGCAGCATCCATGATAAGGAAGGGGGCTCTATTCGTAGCCACCAACACCGACAAGACCTACCCCACCGAGAGGGGGCTCATGCCGGGCGCGGGGAGCGTGGTGGAGGCGATAAGGGTGGCCAGCGGGAAGGAGCCAGTAGTGGTGGGGAAGCCCAGCAGACACGCCTTCGAGGTGGCCAGCGGCGGCGAGAGGGACGTGATAGTAATAGGGGATAAGATGGAAACCGACATGAAGATGGCGCTAGAAAACGGGGCCAGGGGAATCTTGGTGCTGACCGGCGTGACCCGGGAGCCTCCCAAGGAGGTCCCTCAAGGAGTAACGGTCGTGAAGACGCTGAAGGAAGTTTTGGGGGATGAGACCGGATAG
- a CDS encoding DNA-directed RNA polymerase subunit B, producing MVVSSAKAFPTPEDRWAIMRAYFKEKGLVSQQLESYNKFVTETMQKLIEELGEVEPFESGYKLEFIKIRYGEPIIKEKSGGTRPVTPTECRIRDLTYAAPIYVYMRLRNPKGEIKDEGWVEIGMMPVMVRSILDPLSKKSPEELVEAGEDPRDPGGYFIVDGSEKVIVTQEDLALNKVLVDKGGPQSTVTHTAKVLSTTLGYRVQVIVERQKDGTLHAIFPPLPGKIPLVVLIRALGIESDKDITSLVSFDPEVQQELLPSIEQAASVPTVDDALDFIGARIAIGMPRDKRIERAKQVLDNNLLPHLGKRPEDRIKKAIFLAHMARKLLEVYLEKREPDDKDHYANRRLKLAGDMLAALFRTHLRGLLNDVGYQLERSVLKGEERLKLRILIRSNYLTDKVRQALATGNWVGNRTGVSQLLDRTNWLSTLSHLRRVVSPLARNQPHYEARELHMTQWGRICPFETPEGPNIGLVKNLALSAHISVGVPEEEVEKVLDELGVIRVEEVLEKVKNDEPVPEEAISGARVFLNGRPVGYYKDAHELAQKIRQLRRQGKLHYEVSVGVYENDDGTIKEVYINTDPGRVMRPVFVVENGELKLKPEHVEKVKKGEWTFKDLLMRGIVELLDADEEENALIAIEPEDITPKHTHMEIWVPAVFGVVASTIPYLEHNQSPRNSYQSAMAKQALGLYAANFMLRTDTRGYLLHYPEKPLAQTKHLEIIGYNKRPAGQNAVAAILSYTGYNIEDAIIMNQSSIDRGFMRATFMRLYQTEEQKYPGGAEDKIEKPKPDQRLVGMREPKAYEKLDEDGIVEPETYVVGGDVLIGKSSPPRFTEEYKEMGILETRRRDASVAVRHGEEGVVDTVILTENIDGIKMVKVRVRSLRIPEIGDKFASRHGQKGVIGMVLPHYDMPYSEFGLVPDIILNPHAFPSRMTLGQLIESIAAKAAAFRGREVDATPFYKEPLDNLRKILVERGFPPDGTEVMFDGRTGEMIARPVFIGVVFYQRLYHMVSDKIHARARGPVQILTRQPTEGRTRKGGLRFGEMERDVLVAHGASQLLVERLLKSSDATKVWVCAKCGHIGWWDANKGKPVCPIHGERGEMYQVELSYAFKLLIQEILSMGIAARLRLGDKFSRV from the coding sequence ATGGTCGTGTCGAGCGCGAAGGCCTTCCCCACTCCGGAAGACCGTTGGGCCATAATGCGCGCCTACTTTAAGGAGAAGGGGCTAGTGAGCCAGCAGCTGGAGTCTTACAACAAGTTCGTCACGGAAACTATGCAGAAGCTAATAGAAGAGTTAGGGGAAGTGGAACCCTTCGAGAGCGGCTATAAGTTAGAATTCATTAAGATTAGGTACGGAGAGCCCATTATAAAGGAGAAGAGCGGGGGCACGAGGCCCGTAACCCCCACCGAGTGTAGGATACGCGACTTGACCTACGCTGCTCCGATATACGTTTACATGAGGCTCAGGAACCCGAAGGGCGAGATCAAGGACGAAGGATGGGTAGAAATAGGAATGATGCCCGTCATGGTTAGGTCCATCCTCGACCCGCTCTCTAAGAAGAGCCCCGAGGAGCTTGTAGAAGCCGGCGAGGACCCGAGGGACCCGGGAGGGTACTTCATAGTCGACGGCAGCGAGAAGGTGATAGTCACTCAAGAGGACTTAGCCCTCAACAAGGTGTTGGTTGACAAAGGAGGGCCCCAGAGCACCGTAACCCACACGGCGAAGGTGCTCTCTACCACCTTAGGTTACCGCGTACAAGTCATAGTGGAGAGGCAGAAGGACGGCACCCTCCACGCGATCTTCCCGCCCCTGCCCGGTAAGATACCTCTGGTCGTCTTGATAAGGGCCTTGGGCATCGAGTCCGACAAGGACATAACCTCCTTGGTGAGCTTCGACCCCGAGGTACAACAAGAGCTCTTGCCGAGCATAGAACAAGCGGCCTCCGTGCCGACCGTCGACGACGCGCTCGACTTCATTGGCGCTAGGATAGCTATAGGCATGCCTAGGGACAAGAGGATCGAAAGAGCGAAGCAAGTCCTCGACAACAACTTGCTCCCGCACTTGGGCAAGAGGCCCGAGGACAGGATAAAGAAGGCCATATTCTTGGCCCACATGGCCCGGAAGCTCTTGGAGGTTTACTTGGAGAAGAGGGAGCCAGACGACAAGGACCACTACGCCAACAGGAGGCTCAAGCTGGCCGGCGACATGTTGGCCGCACTCTTCAGGACGCACTTGAGGGGGTTATTGAACGACGTGGGCTACCAGCTGGAGAGGTCGGTCCTCAAGGGGGAGGAGAGGCTCAAGCTTAGGATACTCATCCGTTCCAACTACCTCACCGACAAGGTACGCCAAGCGCTGGCCACGGGCAACTGGGTGGGCAACAGAACCGGCGTCTCCCAGCTGCTGGACCGCACCAACTGGTTGAGCACGCTCTCTCACTTGAGGAGGGTCGTGTCCCCGCTTGCGAGGAACCAGCCCCACTACGAGGCGAGAGAGCTCCACATGACCCAGTGGGGGAGGATCTGTCCGTTCGAGACCCCCGAGGGCCCCAACATCGGACTTGTGAAGAACTTAGCCCTGTCCGCCCACATCTCAGTGGGCGTCCCAGAAGAAGAAGTGGAGAAGGTGTTAGACGAGCTGGGCGTGATAAGGGTAGAGGAGGTTTTGGAGAAAGTTAAGAACGACGAGCCCGTCCCGGAGGAGGCCATCAGCGGCGCGAGGGTGTTCTTGAACGGGAGGCCCGTCGGCTACTACAAAGACGCTCACGAGCTGGCCCAGAAGATAAGGCAGTTGAGGAGGCAAGGGAAGCTGCACTACGAGGTCAGCGTGGGCGTCTACGAGAACGACGACGGCACGATCAAAGAGGTCTACATAAACACCGACCCCGGAAGGGTGATGAGGCCTGTCTTCGTAGTTGAGAACGGCGAACTGAAGCTCAAGCCAGAGCACGTGGAGAAGGTTAAGAAGGGCGAGTGGACGTTCAAGGACCTATTGATGAGAGGTATTGTGGAGCTCTTGGACGCTGACGAGGAGGAGAACGCGCTGATAGCCATAGAGCCGGAGGACATAACCCCGAAGCACACTCACATGGAGATATGGGTACCGGCGGTCTTCGGCGTCGTGGCCTCTACTATACCTTACCTCGAACACAACCAGAGCCCGAGGAACAGCTACCAGAGCGCCATGGCCAAACAAGCGCTCGGCTTGTACGCGGCCAACTTCATGCTTAGAACCGATACCAGGGGGTACTTGCTCCACTACCCAGAGAAGCCCTTGGCGCAGACCAAGCACCTCGAAATAATAGGTTACAACAAGAGGCCCGCCGGCCAGAACGCGGTCGCGGCGATCCTCAGCTACACCGGCTACAACATAGAGGACGCTATAATTATGAACCAGTCCAGCATAGATAGGGGGTTCATGAGAGCCACTTTCATGAGGCTCTACCAGACTGAGGAGCAGAAGTACCCCGGCGGAGCGGAGGACAAAATAGAGAAGCCCAAGCCCGACCAGAGGCTCGTGGGGATGAGGGAGCCCAAGGCTTACGAGAAGTTGGACGAGGACGGCATAGTAGAGCCGGAGACCTACGTGGTCGGGGGAGACGTACTGATAGGTAAGTCCTCGCCTCCGAGGTTCACCGAAGAGTACAAGGAGATGGGCATACTGGAGACCCGTCGGAGGGACGCTTCCGTTGCGGTTAGGCACGGCGAGGAGGGCGTGGTCGATACTGTAATCTTGACCGAAAACATAGACGGCATAAAGATGGTCAAGGTAAGGGTGAGGAGCTTAAGGATCCCGGAGATAGGCGACAAGTTCGCCTCCCGCCACGGTCAGAAGGGAGTAATAGGCATGGTCCTCCCCCATTACGACATGCCTTACAGCGAGTTCGGCTTGGTGCCCGACATAATACTGAACCCCCACGCCTTCCCGTCCAGGATGACGCTGGGGCAGCTGATAGAGAGCATAGCAGCTAAGGCGGCCGCCTTCCGCGGGAGGGAAGTGGACGCGACGCCGTTCTATAAGGAGCCTCTGGACAACTTGAGAAAGATATTGGTAGAGAGGGGCTTCCCGCCCGACGGCACGGAGGTCATGTTCGACGGGAGGACGGGAGAGATGATCGCCAGGCCCGTGTTCATAGGCGTCGTCTTCTACCAGAGGTTGTACCACATGGTTAGCGACAAGATCCACGCCAGGGCCCGCGGGCCCGTGCAGATACTGACTAGGCAGCCCACCGAGGGACGCACGAGGAAGGGCGGCCTGAGGTTCGGGGAGATGGAGAGGGACGTGTTGGTTGCCCACGGGGCATCCCAGCTGCTCGTGGAGAGGCTGCTCAAGTCGAGCGACGCTACCAAGGTCTGGGTCTGCGCCAAGTGTGGTCACATAGGCTGGTGGGACGCCAACAAGGGCAAGCCCGTCTGTCCGATACACGGCGAGAGGGGAGAGATGTACCAAGTGGAGCTCAGCTACGCGTTCAAGCTGTTGATCCAAGAGATACTCAGCATGGGCATAGCAGCTAGGCTTAGGCTGGGCGACAAGTTCAGCAGGGTGTGA
- a CDS encoding DNA-directed RNA polymerase subunit H — MAGKKKFSVLDHVLVPQHVKLSPEEAVEELRKWGLRVEQLPLLKASDPVARELDLKPGDIVKIIRKSENAEEVVVFRYVVAG; from the coding sequence ATGGCTGGTAAAAAGAAGTTCAGTGTCTTGGATCACGTCCTCGTCCCTCAACACGTGAAGTTGAGCCCGGAGGAGGCCGTGGAGGAGCTCAGAAAGTGGGGCCTCAGAGTTGAGCAATTACCCCTGCTGAAGGCGAGCGACCCGGTGGCCAGGGAGCTAGACTTGAAGCCTGGAGACATAGTGAAGATAATTAGGAAGAGTGAGAACGCTGAGGAGGTAGTCGTATTTAGGTACGTAGTGGCCGGGTGA
- a CDS encoding DUF58 domain-containing protein, which produces MEYEVRASCHAAEKWRRATLSAALGAASALLLSPWLEAVLLPSAALFAASFQILACNREKKITVRREVQVKEKRALVTVSAPPGTYIKDYPSAPPVSGSPEGFERVTYVIDLDLNPFVFWPGTYLKVKEGQCECTAFLSLNEVVSSWSLEGLGLGEPVEVEGGDFAVPEVEGVREYAPGDDPRLVVWKTLYSPGGLRVKELKKVREVVGLKKGVATFTLDIGPWEDNPCMKAFAENLAKYLEGVGMKRVSGRADVAVLAPGGKGEAELYLLLNPLACLPSVEGFDALELVREEVLREYLATEKALKERGEVRGVPWSVPPRRTDWLR; this is translated from the coding sequence ATGGAATACGAGGTCCGGGCGAGCTGCCACGCCGCCGAGAAGTGGAGGAGGGCCACCCTCTCGGCCGCCTTGGGCGCTGCCTCGGCCTTGTTGCTTAGTCCTTGGTTGGAGGCGGTGCTCCTCCCCTCGGCCGCCCTCTTCGCGGCGTCCTTCCAAATCTTGGCTTGCAACAGAGAAAAGAAGATAACCGTGAGGAGGGAAGTTCAAGTAAAGGAGAAGAGGGCCCTCGTCACCGTGAGCGCTCCCCCGGGGACCTACATAAAGGATTACCCCTCCGCCCCTCCCGTGAGCGGGAGCCCGGAGGGGTTCGAGAGGGTTACGTACGTAATAGACTTGGACTTGAACCCGTTCGTGTTTTGGCCTGGAACGTACCTCAAGGTAAAGGAGGGGCAGTGCGAGTGTACGGCCTTCTTGTCCCTCAACGAGGTCGTCTCCTCGTGGAGCTTGGAGGGGCTGGGGCTGGGGGAGCCGGTGGAGGTGGAGGGCGGGGACTTCGCTGTCCCGGAGGTGGAGGGGGTTCGGGAGTACGCCCCCGGCGACGACCCCCGGCTGGTGGTCTGGAAGACCTTGTACAGCCCGGGAGGGCTCAGGGTAAAGGAGCTCAAGAAGGTCAGGGAAGTGGTGGGCTTGAAGAAGGGAGTAGCCACCTTCACGTTGGACATCGGGCCGTGGGAGGATAACCCTTGTATGAAGGCCTTCGCAGAGAACTTGGCTAAGTACTTGGAGGGCGTCGGGATGAAGAGGGTAAGCGGCCGCGCGGACGTGGCGGTCTTGGCCCCGGGGGGCAAGGGGGAGGCCGAGCTGTACTTGCTCTTGAACCCGCTCGCGTGCCTCCCGAGCGTCGAGGGCTTCGACGCGCTCGAGCTGGTTAGGGAGGAGGTGCTGAGAGAGTACCTAGCGACAGAAAAGGCCCTCAAGGAGAGGGGCGAAGTAAGGGGCGTGCCTTGGAGCGTCCCCCCGCGGCGTACGGACTGGCTACGGTAG